A single window of Sphingobium sp. SCG-1 DNA harbors:
- the rplX gene encoding 50S ribosomal protein L24: MSAARIKKGDKVVVLAGKDKGRTGTVLQMFPKEDKVLVEGVNVHARHRKADQSNPQGGIDRKPAPLHISNVAIAGPDNKPTRIRFETKDGKKVRVAVKSGESIDG; this comes from the coding sequence ATGAGCGCTGCACGTATCAAGAAGGGCGACAAGGTCGTCGTGCTTGCCGGCAAGGACAAGGGCCGCACCGGCACCGTCCTGCAGATGTTCCCGAAGGAGGACAAAGTCCTCGTCGAGGGCGTCAATGTGCATGCACGGCACCGCAAGGCCGACCAGTCGAACCCGCAGGGCGGGATCGATCGCAAGCCTGCGCCGCTGCACATTTCCAACGTCGCGATTGCCGGACCGGACAACAAGCCAACCCGCATTCGCTTCGAAACCAAGGACGGCAAGAAGGTCCGCGTGGCCGTGAAGTCCGGGGAGAGCATCGATGGCTGA
- the rplD gene encoding 50S ribosomal protein L4, with amino-acid sequence MKVNVQTLDAAAAGDIDLNDDVFGLEPRADILHRVVTWQLEKRRGTARGARERSDVSRTGKKFGRQKGGGTARHGDRAAPIFIGGGKAHGPRVRDFNPSLNKKVRALGLKMALSAKAKAGTLTVVDSLDVKDGKTQELAGKLAGLGLTKALFIDGDAINVSFARASSNLVGINVLPAVGANVYDILRADSLVLTRAAVEKLEARFNG; translated from the coding sequence ATGAAGGTCAATGTACAGACCCTCGACGCGGCAGCCGCTGGCGACATCGATTTGAACGACGACGTGTTTGGCCTTGAGCCGCGCGCCGACATTCTGCATCGTGTTGTTACCTGGCAGCTTGAGAAGCGTCGCGGTACGGCTCGTGGAGCGCGTGAGCGTTCGGACGTGTCGCGCACCGGCAAGAAATTTGGTCGCCAGAAGGGCGGCGGTACGGCGCGTCACGGCGATCGTGCGGCTCCGATCTTCATTGGCGGTGGTAAGGCTCATGGTCCTCGCGTCCGTGACTTCAACCCTTCGCTGAACAAGAAGGTTCGTGCGCTGGGGCTGAAGATGGCGCTGTCGGCGAAGGCGAAAGCCGGAACGCTGACTGTGGTCGACAGCCTCGACGTCAAGGACGGCAAGACGCAGGAACTGGCAGGCAAGCTTGCCGGTCTGGGCCTGACCAAGGCGCTGTTCATCGATGGCGACGCGATCAACGTCAGCTTCGCCCGCGCTTCGTCCAATCTGGTCGGCATCAATGTGCTCCCCGCCGTGGGCGCCAATGTCTACGACATTCTTCGCGCAGACTCGCTGGTCTTGACCCGCGCGGCCGTCGAAAAGCTGGAGGCCCGTTTCAATGGCTAA
- the rpsC gene encoding 30S ribosomal protein S3 — MGHKSNPIGLRLQINRTWDSRWYAEGSDYGRLLMEDIKIRTFIFKTLPQAAISKVVIERPAKLCRVSIYAARPGVIIGKKGADIEKLRKKLGEFTTSDVSLNIVEIRKPEIDSRLVAQGVADQLERRIAFRRAMKRAVQSALRLGAEGIKITCGGRLGGAEIARVEWYREGRVPLHTLRGNVDYAEATAHTAYGVCGVKVWIFKGEILGHDPMATDRLMLEAQTSGVRPAR, encoded by the coding sequence ATGGGTCACAAGAGCAATCCGATCGGTCTGCGTCTGCAGATCAACCGCACCTGGGACAGCCGTTGGTACGCCGAGGGTTCGGACTATGGCCGTCTTCTGATGGAAGACATCAAGATCCGCACATTCATCTTCAAGACGCTGCCGCAGGCTGCGATCTCGAAGGTGGTGATCGAGCGTCCGGCCAAGCTGTGCCGCGTGTCGATCTATGCGGCGCGTCCTGGTGTGATCATCGGCAAGAAGGGTGCTGACATCGAGAAGCTTCGCAAGAAGCTAGGCGAGTTCACCACCTCCGACGTGAGCCTGAACATCGTTGAAATCCGGAAGCCGGAAATCGACAGCCGTCTTGTTGCACAGGGCGTTGCCGATCAGCTGGAACGCCGTATCGCATTCCGTCGCGCCATGAAGCGTGCGGTTCAGTCCGCGCTGCGTCTGGGTGCCGAAGGCATCAAGATCACCTGCGGCGGTCGTCTTGGCGGCGCTGAAATCGCGCGCGTCGAGTGGTATCGTGAAGGACGCGTTCCGCTGCACACGCTGCGCGGTAACGTCGATTATGCCGAAGCGACGGCACACACCGCTTATGGCGTGTGCGGCGTGAAGGTTTGGATCTTCAAGGGCGAAATCCTGGGCCATGATCCAATGGCGACCGACCGGCTTATGCTGGAGGCTCAGACCTCCGGCGTGCGCCCGGCGCGCTGA
- the rplP gene encoding 50S ribosomal protein L16, whose amino-acid sequence MLQPKKMKFRKAFKGRIKGEAKGGTDLNFGSYGLKAMEPERLTARQIEAARRAITRHIRRQGRLWIRIFPDVPVSKKPAEVRQGKGKGSIEYWAARVKPGRILFELDGVPGPLAAEAFSRAAMKLPIKTKVVARLGDTSHLGA is encoded by the coding sequence ATGCTGCAACCGAAGAAAATGAAGTTTCGCAAGGCTTTCAAGGGCCGGATCAAGGGGGAGGCCAAGGGTGGCACCGACTTGAACTTCGGGTCTTATGGCCTCAAGGCGATGGAACCGGAACGTCTGACCGCGCGTCAGATCGAAGCCGCCCGTCGTGCGATCACACGTCACATTCGCCGTCAGGGCCGTTTGTGGATCCGTATCTTCCCCGACGTTCCGGTGTCGAAGAAGCCTGCCGAAGTCCGTCAGGGCAAGGGCAAGGGTTCGATCGAATATTGGGCAGCACGGGTGAAGCCGGGCCGCATCCTGTTCGAGCTGGACGGCGTTCCCGGCCCGCTGGCCGCCGAAGCTTTCTCGCGCGCTGCGATGAAGCTGCCCATCAAGACCAAGGTCGTTGCCCGTCTCGGCGACACCTCGCATCTGGGAGCTTAG
- the rplB gene encoding 50S ribosomal protein L2 yields MALKHYNPTSPARRGLILVDRSALHKGKPVKALTEGKHKTGGRNNKGHVTSRGIAGGHKQRYRIIDFKRRKWDVEGTVERLEYDPNRTAFIALVSYPDGEQSYILAPQRLAPGDKVIAAKKTDVKPGNAMELGQMPVGTIFHNVEMKPGKGGQLARSAGTYAQLVGRDRGMVMVRLNSGEQRYIRAECMGTVGAVSNPDNANTNLAKAGRNRWLGKRPLTRGVAKNPVDHPHGGGEGRTSGGRHPVTPWGKPTKGARTRHNKSTDNMIIRSRHAKKKR; encoded by the coding sequence ATGGCACTCAAGCATTATAATCCGACCAGCCCCGCACGCCGCGGCCTTATCCTCGTCGATCGGTCTGCGCTGCACAAGGGCAAGCCCGTCAAGGCGCTGACCGAAGGTAAGCACAAGACCGGTGGCCGCAACAACAAGGGTCATGTGACCTCGCGCGGCATCGCCGGTGGTCACAAGCAGCGGTATCGCATCATCGACTTCAAGCGTCGCAAGTGGGACGTCGAAGGCACGGTGGAGCGTCTGGAATATGACCCCAACCGTACTGCGTTCATTGCGCTGGTCAGCTATCCCGATGGCGAGCAGTCGTACATTCTGGCTCCCCAGCGTCTTGCGCCGGGTGACAAGGTGATCGCGGCGAAGAAGACGGACGTGAAGCCGGGCAACGCTATGGAACTGGGCCAGATGCCGGTCGGCACGATTTTCCACAATGTGGAAATGAAGCCGGGCAAGGGCGGTCAGCTCGCACGTTCCGCTGGCACCTATGCGCAGCTGGTCGGTCGTGATCGCGGCATGGTGATGGTTCGCCTGAACTCTGGTGAACAGCGCTACATCCGTGCGGAATGCATGGGGACGGTGGGTGCGGTGTCGAACCCCGACAATGCGAACACCAACCTTGCCAAGGCTGGTCGTAACCGCTGGTTGGGAAAGCGTCCGCTGACACGCGGCGTTGCAAAGAACCCGGTCGACCATCCGCATGGTGGTGGTGAAGGCCGGACGTCCGGTGGTCGTCATCCAGTGACGCCATGGGGTAAGCCGACCAAGGGTGCACGCACCCGCCATAACAAGTCGACCGACAACATGATCATCCGGTCACGTCACGCCAAGAAGAAGAGGTAA
- the rplN gene encoding 50S ribosomal protein L14, whose protein sequence is MIQMQSNLEVADNSGAKRVQCIKVLGGSKRRFASVGDIIVVSVKEATPRGRVKKGDVHRAVIVRTAKDIRRADGSVIRFDGNAAVLVNKNEEPIGTRIFGPVVRELRARKHMKIISLAPEVL, encoded by the coding sequence ATGATCCAGATGCAGTCAAATCTTGAGGTTGCCGATAACAGCGGCGCCAAGCGCGTTCAGTGCATCAAGGTACTTGGCGGCTCCAAGCGCCGCTTCGCGAGCGTAGGCGACATCATCGTCGTCTCCGTGAAGGAAGCTACGCCGCGCGGCCGCGTGAAGAAAGGTGACGTGCATCGTGCCGTCATCGTGCGTACCGCCAAGGATATCCGCCGTGCAGACGGTTCGGTCATCCGTTTCGACGGTAACGCCGCAGTCCTCGTCAACAAGAACGAGGAGCCGATCGGCACCCGTATCTTTGGCCCGGTGGTTCGTGAACTGCGCGCGCGCAAGCACATGAAGATCATCAGCCTTGCTCCTGAGGTGCTGTAA
- the tuf gene encoding elongation factor Tu, giving the protein MAKAKFERNKPHCNIGTIGHVDHGKTSLTAAITKVLAETGGATFTSYDNIDKAPEERERGITISTAHVEYETEARHYAHVDCPGHADYVKNMITGAAQMDGAILVVSATDGPMPQTREHILLAKQVGVPQLVVFMNKVDLVDDAEILELVELEIRELLSSYDFDGDNIPIIPGSAVAALQDKTPEIGHDAVLKLMSAVDSWIPQPERPVDKPFLMPIEDVFSISGRGTVVTGRVETGIVKVGEEVEIVGIKDTRKTTVTGVEMFRKLLDEGRAGDNIGALVRGVGREDVERGQVLAKPGSVTPHTEFDAEIYVLSKEEGGRHTPFFANYRPQFYFRTTDVTGEVILPEGTEMVMPGDNVKLNIKLIAPIAMDSGLRFAIREGGRTVGAGVVGTISK; this is encoded by the coding sequence ATGGCGAAAGCTAAGTTTGAGCGGAATAAGCCGCACTGCAACATCGGCACCATCGGTCATGTTGACCATGGCAAGACCTCGCTGACCGCAGCGATCACCAAGGTGTTGGCCGAAACTGGCGGCGCAACCTTCACGAGCTACGACAACATCGACAAGGCGCCTGAAGAGCGCGAGCGCGGCATTACCATTTCGACGGCGCACGTCGAATATGAAACCGAAGCACGCCACTATGCGCACGTCGATTGCCCGGGCCATGCTGACTATGTGAAGAACATGATCACGGGTGCTGCGCAGATGGACGGCGCGATCCTCGTCGTTTCCGCGACCGACGGCCCGATGCCTCAGACCCGCGAGCACATCCTGCTCGCCAAGCAGGTCGGCGTTCCTCAGCTGGTCGTGTTCATGAACAAGGTCGACCTTGTTGATGACGCAGAAATCCTTGAGCTCGTTGAGCTGGAAATCCGCGAGCTGCTGTCGTCATATGATTTCGATGGCGACAACATCCCCATCATCCCTGGTTCGGCCGTTGCTGCCCTTCAGGACAAGACGCCTGAGATCGGCCATGACGCCGTCCTGAAACTGATGTCGGCTGTTGACAGCTGGATCCCGCAGCCTGAGCGTCCGGTGGACAAGCCGTTCCTGATGCCGATCGAAGACGTGTTCTCGATCTCGGGTCGTGGTACGGTTGTGACCGGCCGCGTCGAGACCGGCATCGTCAAGGTTGGCGAAGAAGTCGAGATCGTCGGCATCAAGGACACGCGCAAGACCACCGTTACGGGCGTTGAAATGTTCCGCAAGCTGCTCGACGAAGGTCGTGCAGGCGACAACATCGGTGCGCTGGTTCGTGGCGTTGGTCGTGAAGACGTTGAGCGTGGACAGGTTCTGGCCAAGCCAGGCTCGGTTACGCCGCACACCGAGTTCGACGCTGAAATCTACGTGCTGTCGAAGGAAGAGGGTGGCCGTCACACGCCGTTCTTCGCTAACTACCGCCCGCAGTTCTATTTCCGCACGACCGACGTGACCGGCGAAGTGATCCTTCCTGAAGGCACTGAGATGGTTATGCCCGGCGACAACGTAAAGCTGAACATCAAGCTCATCGCACCGATCGCGATGGACTCGGGTCTGCGCTTCGCAATCCGTGAAGGCGGTCGTACCGTCGGCGCAGGGGTTGTCGGAACGATCTCTAAGTAA
- the rpsQ gene encoding 30S ribosomal protein S17, translating into MPKRVLTGTIVSDKTDKTVVVRVERKVKHPLYGKIIRRSKKYHAHDEANAYHEGETVRIEETAPISKLKTWKVIERVDTHKSPEVAS; encoded by the coding sequence ATGCCCAAGCGCGTGCTTACGGGAACGATCGTTTCCGACAAGACCGACAAGACGGTAGTGGTCCGCGTAGAGCGCAAGGTTAAGCACCCGCTCTACGGCAAGATCATTCGCCGTTCGAAGAAGTATCACGCTCATGACGAAGCGAATGCCTATCACGAAGGTGAGACGGTTCGCATCGAGGAGACCGCGCCGATCTCGAAGCTGAAGACCTGGAAGGTAATCGAGCGGGTAGATACGCACAAGTCGCCCGAAGTCGCTTCCTGA
- the rplE gene encoding 50S ribosomal protein L5 has translation MADEKYTPRMRSLYDETIVKAMTEKFGYKNHMEVPKIEKIVLNMGVGEATQDKKKVTAAAEEMELIAGQKPVITKAKKSIAQFKLREGMPIGAKVTLRRERMYEFLDRIITVAMPRIRDFRGLNPKSFDGRGNYAFGIKEQIIFPEINYDRIERVRGMDIIVTTTAKTDDEARELLRLFGFPFPVEEAKQAA, from the coding sequence ATGGCTGATGAAAAGTACACGCCGCGTATGCGGTCGCTCTATGACGAGACGATCGTCAAGGCGATGACCGAGAAGTTCGGTTACAAGAACCACATGGAAGTTCCGAAGATCGAGAAGATCGTTCTGAACATGGGTGTGGGCGAAGCGACGCAGGACAAGAAGAAGGTCACTGCCGCCGCCGAGGAAATGGAACTGATCGCTGGCCAAAAGCCGGTCATCACCAAGGCCAAGAAGTCGATCGCACAGTTCAAGCTGCGCGAAGGCATGCCGATCGGCGCGAAGGTAACGCTTCGACGTGAGCGCATGTACGAGTTCCTGGACCGGATCATCACCGTCGCTATGCCTCGTATCCGCGATTTCCGTGGTCTGAATCCCAAGTCTTTCGATGGCCGTGGCAACTACGCCTTCGGGATCAAGGAACAGATCATTTTCCCGGAAATCAACTATGACCGCATCGAACGTGTGCGTGGCATGGACATCATCGTCACCACGACCGCGAAGACGGACGACGAGGCGCGCGAGCTGCTGCGCCTGTTCGGTTTCCCGTTCCCGGTTGAAGAGGCAAAGCAGGCCGCGTGA
- the rpsG gene encoding 30S ribosomal protein S7, with amino-acid sequence MSRRRRPEKRIILPDPKYGDQILSKFMNSVMEDGKKAVAEGIVYGALETVEAKAKKDPIGMFHDALNNVKPGIEVRSRRVGGATYQVPVEVRPERAQALAIRWLITAARNRSETTMAARLSGELLDAANNRGNAVKKREDTHRMAEANRAFSHYRW; translated from the coding sequence ATGTCACGTCGTCGTCGCCCAGAAAAGCGCATCATCCTTCCCGATCCCAAATATGGCGATCAGATCCTCTCCAAGTTCATGAACAGTGTCATGGAAGACGGCAAGAAAGCCGTCGCCGAAGGCATCGTCTATGGCGCTCTTGAGACCGTCGAGGCGAAAGCCAAGAAGGATCCCATCGGCATGTTCCATGACGCATTGAACAATGTGAAGCCCGGCATCGAAGTCCGCAGCCGCCGCGTCGGTGGTGCGACGTACCAGGTTCCCGTCGAAGTGCGCCCCGAGCGCGCCCAGGCGCTGGCGATCCGCTGGCTCATTACGGCCGCACGCAACCGCAGCGAAACCACGATGGCTGCGCGCCTTTCGGGTGAGCTGCTGGATGCCGCGAACAACCGTGGCAATGCCGTGAAGAAGCGTGAAGACACGCACCGGATGGCCGAAGCCAACCGCGCCTTCTCGCATTACCGCTGGTAA
- the rplC gene encoding 50S ribosomal protein L3: MRTGVIAKKVGMTRLFQDDGRHVPVTVLALEGNQVIARRETDRDGYIAVQLGAGVAKAKNVAKPQRGHFAKAEVEPKAKVYEFRVAEDALLDVGSEISADHFIAGQLVDVSGHTQGKGFAGAMKRWGFGGMRATHGVSISHRAHGSTGNRQDPGRVFKNKKMAGHMGDRERTQQNLEIVRTDVERGLLFVKGSVPGAKGTWLTVKDAVKVPRPAEVPYPASLKQAANSNAIEDSEAPANTPAEDAVAPEATEGQEG; the protein is encoded by the coding sequence ATGCGCACTGGCGTGATCGCGAAAAAAGTGGGGATGACCCGCCTGTTCCAGGATGATGGCCGCCATGTGCCCGTCACCGTTCTGGCACTCGAAGGCAATCAGGTTATCGCTCGCCGCGAAACAGATCGTGACGGCTATATCGCCGTTCAGCTTGGTGCTGGCGTCGCCAAGGCCAAGAATGTTGCCAAGCCGCAGCGTGGCCACTTCGCGAAGGCAGAAGTTGAGCCCAAGGCAAAGGTCTACGAATTCCGCGTTGCCGAGGATGCGCTCCTCGACGTCGGCTCGGAAATCTCCGCCGACCACTTCATTGCGGGCCAGCTCGTCGATGTCAGCGGTCATACGCAGGGCAAGGGCTTTGCCGGTGCGATGAAGCGCTGGGGTTTCGGCGGTATGCGTGCAACCCATGGTGTTTCGATCTCGCACCGTGCCCATGGTTCGACGGGTAACCGTCAGGATCCGGGTCGCGTGTTCAAGAACAAGAAGATGGCCGGCCACATGGGCGACCGTGAACGCACCCAGCAGAACCTGGAAATCGTGCGCACGGACGTTGAGCGCGGCCTCCTGTTCGTCAAGGGCAGCGTTCCGGGTGCCAAGGGCACCTGGCTCACGGTCAAGGATGCGGTCAAGGTGCCTCGTCCCGCCGAAGTGCCTTATCCCGCAAGCCTGAAGCAGGCTGCAAACAGCAACGCCATTGAAGACTCAGAGGCTCCCGCGAACACCCCGGCCGAAGACGCCGTGGCCCCGGAAGCCACCGAAGGCCAGGAGGGCTAA
- the rpmC gene encoding 50S ribosomal protein L29: MANVADLKTKSDDELSTELGNLKREQFNLRFQAATNQLEKPSRVKVVRRSIAQIKTLQGERARAAAK; the protein is encoded by the coding sequence ATGGCAAACGTAGCTGACCTCAAGACCAAGTCCGACGACGAGCTTTCGACCGAGCTTGGCAATCTGAAGCGCGAGCAGTTCAACCTCCGCTTTCAGGCCGCGACGAACCAGCTGGAAAAGCCCAGCCGGGTGAAGGTCGTTCGTCGCTCGATCGCACAGATCAAGACGTTGCAGGGCGAACGCGCCCGCGCAGCGGCCAAGTAA
- the fusA gene encoding elongation factor G — protein sequence MARSHPLDKYRNIGIMAHIDAGKTTTTERILYYTGKSYKIGEVHDGAATMDWMEQEQERGITITSAATTCFWDDHRINIIDTPGHVDFTIEVERSLRVLDGAVACFDGVAGVEPQSETVWRQAEKYHVPRMCFVNKLDRTGANFERCVEMIKDRLGARPMVLYLPIGIEGGFKGLVDLVRDRAIIWQDESLGAKFDYAEIPDDLKDAAAAARSELIEMAVEQDDEVMEAYLEGNLPDAATLTKLIRKGTLNFSFVPVLCGSAFKNKGVQPLLDAVVDYLPSPLDIKDVEGLKLDGVTPDTRPPADDAPFSALAFKIMNDPFVGTLTFARIYSGKLETASSVTNSVKDKKEKVGRMLLMHANSREDIQEAFAGDIVALAGLKETTTGDTLCASNAPIILERMEFPEPVIELSVEPKTKADQEKMGVALNRLAREDPSFRVSSDNESGQTIIKGMGELHLEILVDRMKREFKVEANVGAPQVAYREYLAKKVDVDYTHKKQSGGSGQFGRIKFTVEPGERGQGVIFNDEIKGGNIPKEYIPSVEKGIREIAATGSLIGFPIIDFTATLYDGAYHDVDSSALAFEICARGAMREAAQKAGIKLLEPIMKVEVVTPEDYLGDVIGDINSRRGQIQGTDSRGNAQVVEAVVPLANMFGYVNQLRSFTQGRAQYTMQFSHYEEVPQNVADEVKAKLA from the coding sequence ATGGCCCGCAGCCATCCGCTCGACAAGTATCGCAACATCGGCATCATGGCGCACATCGACGCCGGCAAGACGACGACGACCGAGCGCATCCTGTATTACACCGGCAAGTCCTATAAGATCGGCGAAGTCCATGACGGCGCCGCGACGATGGACTGGATGGAGCAGGAGCAGGAGCGTGGCATCACGATCACGTCCGCTGCGACGACGTGCTTCTGGGACGATCACCGCATCAACATCATCGACACCCCCGGCCACGTCGACTTCACCATCGAAGTCGAGCGTTCGCTCCGCGTGCTCGATGGCGCGGTCGCTTGCTTTGACGGCGTTGCTGGCGTTGAGCCGCAGTCCGAAACCGTGTGGCGTCAGGCTGAGAAGTATCACGTGCCTCGCATGTGCTTCGTCAACAAGCTCGATCGCACCGGCGCGAATTTCGAACGCTGCGTAGAAATGATCAAGGATCGCCTCGGCGCGCGTCCGATGGTTCTGTATTTGCCGATCGGTATCGAGGGCGGCTTCAAGGGCCTGGTCGATCTGGTTCGTGATCGTGCGATCATCTGGCAGGACGAAAGCCTCGGCGCGAAGTTCGACTACGCCGAAATTCCTGACGACTTGAAGGATGCCGCTGCCGCTGCCCGCTCGGAATTGATCGAGATGGCTGTCGAGCAGGACGATGAAGTCATGGAAGCCTATCTCGAAGGCAATCTGCCCGACGCGGCGACCCTGACCAAGCTGATTCGCAAGGGCACGCTAAATTTCTCGTTCGTGCCTGTGCTGTGTGGCTCCGCGTTCAAGAACAAGGGCGTGCAGCCCTTGCTCGACGCCGTGGTCGATTATCTGCCCAGCCCGCTGGACATCAAGGATGTCGAAGGCCTGAAGCTGGACGGCGTTACGCCCGACACGCGTCCGCCTGCCGATGACGCACCGTTCTCCGCGCTGGCGTTCAAGATCATGAACGATCCGTTCGTGGGTACGCTGACGTTCGCGCGCATCTACTCCGGCAAGCTGGAAACCGCTTCGTCCGTCACCAACTCGGTGAAGGACAAGAAGGAGAAGGTTGGCCGCATGTTGCTCATGCATGCCAACAGCCGTGAAGACATCCAGGAAGCGTTCGCAGGCGACATCGTCGCTCTCGCGGGTCTCAAGGAAACGACGACCGGTGATACGCTCTGCGCGTCCAATGCGCCGATCATCCTGGAGCGCATGGAATTCCCAGAACCCGTTATCGAGCTCTCGGTGGAACCCAAGACCAAGGCCGACCAGGAAAAGATGGGCGTCGCGCTCAATCGGCTTGCGCGCGAAGATCCGTCCTTCCGCGTGTCTTCGGACAACGAAAGCGGCCAGACCATCATCAAGGGCATGGGCGAACTTCACCTCGAAATTCTCGTCGATCGCATGAAGCGCGAGTTCAAGGTCGAGGCGAACGTCGGTGCGCCGCAGGTCGCTTATCGCGAATATCTCGCGAAGAAGGTCGACGTCGACTACACGCATAAGAAGCAGTCGGGCGGTTCGGGTCAGTTCGGTCGCATCAAGTTCACGGTCGAGCCGGGCGAGCGCGGCCAGGGCGTGATCTTCAACGATGAGATCAAGGGCGGCAATATTCCCAAGGAATATATCCCCTCGGTCGAGAAGGGCATCCGTGAAATCGCCGCAACGGGCTCGCTGATCGGCTTCCCGATCATCGATTTCACCGCGACGCTGTATGACGGCGCCTACCATGACGTCGACTCCTCGGCGCTGGCATTCGAAATCTGTGCTCGTGGCGCGATGCGTGAAGCGGCGCAGAAGGCAGGCATCAAGCTCCTCGAGCCGATCATGAAGGTCGAGGTGGTGACGCCGGAAGATTATCTTGGCGACGTTATCGGCGACATCAACAGCCGCCGTGGTCAGATCCAAGGCACGGACAGCCGAGGCAATGCCCAGGTCGTCGAAGCCGTGGTGCCGCTCGCAAACATGTTCGGCTACGTGAACCAGCTGCGTTCCTTTACGCAGGGACGTGCGCAGTACACGATGCAGTTCTCGCATTACGAAGAAGTTCCGCAGAACGTGGCTGACGAAGTCAAGGCGAAGCTCGCCTGA
- the rpsS gene encoding 30S ribosomal protein S19, which translates to MARSVWKGPFVDLSLLKKAETAQETNARAPIKTWSRRSTILPQFVGLTFNVYNGRKHVPVSVNEEMVGHKLGEFAPTRYFPGHAADKKGKR; encoded by the coding sequence ATGGCTCGTTCCGTCTGGAAAGGTCCGTTCGTGGACCTCAGCCTTCTGAAGAAGGCAGAAACCGCACAGGAAACGAATGCGCGCGCTCCGATCAAGACCTGGTCGCGCCGTTCCACGATCCTGCCGCAGTTCGTTGGCCTGACGTTCAACGTCTATAATGGCCGCAAGCACGTTCCCGTTTCGGTGAACGAGGAAATGGTCGGTCACAAGCTGGGTGAATTTGCGCCGACGCGCTACTTCCCCGGTCACGCTGCCGACAAGAAGGGCAAGCGCTAA
- the rpsJ gene encoding 30S ribosomal protein S10, whose translation MDTQNIRIRLKAFDHRVLDQATGDIADTARRTGALIRGPIPLPTRIEKFTVNRGPHVDKKSREQFEVRTYKRMLDIVQPTPQTVDALMKLDLAAGVNVEIKLA comes from the coding sequence ATGGATACGCAGAATATTCGCATTCGCCTGAAGGCTTTTGACCATCGTGTTTTGGATCAGGCCACCGGCGACATTGCCGATACCGCGCGCCGTACGGGTGCGTTGATCCGCGGTCCCATTCCGTTGCCGACGCGCATCGAGAAGTTCACGGTGAACCGTGGTCCGCACGTCGACAAGAAGTCGCGTGAACAGTTCGAGGTTCGCACCTACAAGCGCATGCTTGACATTGTGCAGCCGACGCCCCAAACGGTCGACGCGCTGATGAAGCTCGATTTGGCTGCCGGCGTGAACGTCGAGATCAAGCTCGCTTAA
- a CDS encoding 50S ribosomal protein L23 — protein sequence MAKKPTQVVDNRHYDVVVAPHITEKATLLSENNAVVFKVANDATKPEIKAAIEALFGVTVKAVNTIVQKGKVKRWKGKPYKRSDFKKAIVTLTADSKQIDVTTGI from the coding sequence ATGGCTAAAAAGCCCACACAGGTTGTCGACAACCGTCACTATGACGTTGTCGTCGCGCCGCACATCACCGAAAAGGCGACGTTGCTTTCTGAGAACAACGCGGTTGTTTTCAAGGTCGCCAACGACGCTACCAAGCCTGAAATCAAGGCAGCTATCGAAGCGCTGTTCGGCGTGACGGTGAAGGCTGTGAACACCATTGTCCAAAAGGGCAAGGTGAAGCGCTGGAAGGGCAAGCCCTACAAGCGTTCCGATTTCAAGAAGGCGATCGTCACGCTTACTGCCGACAGTAAGCAAATTGACGTCACCACCGGTATTTGA
- the rplV gene encoding 50S ribosomal protein L22: protein MGKEKSPRRVADNEALAVGTTIRGSAQKLNLVAALIRGRKVEDALNVLTFSTKAMAVDVRKVLASAIANAENNHNLDVDALVVAEASVGKALTMKRFHTRGRGKSTRILKPFSRVRIVVREQAEEAEA, encoded by the coding sequence ATGGGCAAGGAAAAGTCCCCTCGTCGGGTTGCCGACAATGAGGCTCTGGCCGTCGGCACCACCATCCGTGGTTCGGCGCAGAAGCTGAACCTGGTGGCGGCGCTGATCCGCGGTCGCAAGGTCGAGGACGCGCTAAACGTCCTGACCTTTTCGACCAAGGCGATGGCAGTCGACGTTCGCAAGGTGCTGGCTTCGGCCATTGCCAACGCGGAAAACAATCACAATCTGGACGTCGATGCGCTGGTCGTCGCCGAAGCATCGGTCGGCAAGGCGCTGACGATGAAGCGGTTCCATACCCGCGGTCGTGGCAAGTCCACCCGTATCCTGAAGCCGTTCAGCCGCGTCCGCATCGTGGTGCGCGAACAGGCAGAAGAGGCAGAGGCGTAA